In Caldisericota bacterium, the DNA window TTTCTTTTGTATAGATGCCTGCGATATGTTGTCTATATTCTCTGCTCAAATGCATATCTTTGGCAACATCAACATTGCTTTTTGTAAATAACCCAAAGTCTTCTGCAAGTACCTTAGTCAACTTTTTCCCTCGCAAAAAAGCTTCACCTTGTTCAAAACGATAGGCAGGTCCAGGACGTGAACCCACTGAAATAGAAATATCCTTAATAATATCCTCTTCAATTTGTGCAAGTATTGCCATGTTCAGCAAAGCTATATCTGTAGCATTCCTTACAAATCTTTTCGACCCGAATTGAAAAGAATCATCATATTTATTCAAATGCACTCCGACTACAATACAACTCTCCATAAGAACCTTCAAATCATTACGATAAAAATCATCAATGAAAAATTCTTCAACAAATTCTCCGCCCGAAACCATAATTTTAGCTCTTAACGCATAAAGTGCAGGAAGAATATCCGAGTAGAAGTGATGTCTTGCGATAGAACCTCCCATTGTAATCTGGTTTCTAAGGAGCTCTGAAGCAAGTTCAGTAAGTGCTATTTTCACTTTACCCTTTAAGTAATTCTGCATTACAGGAGCCTTTGCGACATCTGTAATTGTCGAAGTGGCACCGATCTTAATATTTTCATCATCTTCCCTGATATAAGTTAAGCCAAGTTTATTTAAAAATATCAATTGTTCGATAGTGGGATTAGGAAACACTGTAATATCCAGCCCTCCACCAACAATGACTGCTTTTCCGTCGGATTTCTTGAGAATATCAACGGCTTCCTGAATAGAATTTGGAGTAAAGCAACTCTTAACATTTTTTAACTTCAGCATAGTTCCTCCCTTTTCTTTTTTTAAATTCATATTACAATATTTTAAGGAAATAATCAAGGAGAAAAAGATGAAGATACTAGTCATTTCCGATGTACATGCAAATTTTGAAGCACTAAAATCAGTACTTAAACTCCCGCATGATATAGTATTATTTGCCGGCGATATTGTAGATTATGGCCCACGTCCAAAAGAATGCATCGAAACATTAAACAATGTCTCCTATAAAATGGTGCGAGGGAATCATGACAATGCAGTAGCTTTTAACACAGATTGCGGCTGCTCAGCCCAAATGCACGCTCTCTCAGTATTTACGAGAGAGTATACAAAACAAATTTTAAATAAAGAAGAAATGGAATTTCTAAAGAGACTTCCATTAAAAGAAAAATTCAAAATAGATAATAAAAAATTCTTTATGACACATGCATCAAATAGTGACCCGCTGTTTACTTATCTTAAAGCTGATACTCCAAAAGAAAAATTTATCGAAGAATTTGGCAATATTGACACAGATTTCATTATATATGGACACACTCACTTTCCGTTAGTTTTATGAAACATCGTGAAAGGTGTTATAGTAAATCCGGGAAGTGTAGGACAACCACGTGACGGCATCTGGCTAACAAGCTGTGCTATTATAGACACTGTAGCAGAACAAGTGGAAATTAGACGAATACCATACAATATAAATAAAACAGAAAAAGAAATCAAAGAGGCAGAACTCTCCGAAGTTTTGATAGGCATTCTAAAAACCGAATAGAAACCTACACAAAGAATTATTGCCTGTTAACTGTTCCTGCTTGATACTACAAAATCTTTTGCTCTTTTACATTTTTATCTATTAAGATTTAAGCTCATTAAGTTTAACTGCAGTTCCATAAGCCAAAAGTTCGGCAGCACTACCAATTACACTGGTAGTCACGAAGCGTACATTAATAATAGCGTCAGCACCTAATTCCTTTGCATGGGCCATCATCCGTGCAATAGCTACTGAACGAGCCTTCCCCATCATTTCCGTATACTCGATTAGCTCACCTCCAAGAATTAATCGTACAATAGCTGAAAGGTCTCTTCCAATCCAGATAGCATAAATGGTATGTCCTTGAACCATACCTAAAACCTCTTTAATATTTCGACCAGGAATTTCGCTAGAACTCTGAAATAATATTTCCGCACGCAGCTCTTCATAAGAGGTCTCCTTCTCAAAAGCTTGCTCCTTTTTCTGCTCAACACTTAACGTTAATAAAACCAGCAAGATACCACCAAATAAACAATACATAGCAATTTTAAGCCACCATGGCAAAATAGGCTCATGATAAACATACCACGGTACACCAATAAAAATTGCAGTGAAAAGACCAACTACAAAAGCTAACGAACCAACCAATCTAATTGCTTTCACAATACCCTCCTTCCTAAATGCACAAAATTTATTAAAACTTTTCTACTTATGCTTCATTTTCATTTTTATAAAACGAATACCTTGCAGTACAGTAAATAAAGCCAGGGCAAAAAAGGCTATTATCGCAATTATTTCAATAACACCTTTTTGCTCAAGGGAGAGCAAATAAAGCGCCAACGTAATAGAACCAATGATAGTAATTGCATACGAAATCCCAATTATAAAATTATAAAGTGGCTTAAGCGTTTGTTTCATATTAAATTAATACCTCCTCTCCTATATCTTATTTGAATAAACAATGCATAACTAACATACCCTCTTTTAATTT includes these proteins:
- a CDS encoding metallophosphoesterase family protein, which encodes MKILVISDVHANFEALKSVLKLPHDIVLFAGDIVDYGPRPKECIETLNNVSYKMVRGNHDNAVAFNTDCGCSAQMHALSVFTREYTKQILNKEEMEFLKRLPLKEKFKIDNKKFFMTHASNSDPLFTYLKADTPKEKFIEEFGNIDTDFIIYGHTHFPLVL
- a CDS encoding YbjQ family protein, whose amino-acid sequence is MKAIRLVGSLAFVVGLFTAIFIGVPWYVYHEPILPWWLKIAMYCLFGGILLVLLTLSVEQKKEQAFEKETSYEELRAEILFQSSSEIPGRNIKEVLGMVQGHTIYAIWIGRDLSAIVRLILGGELIEYTEMMGKARSVAIARMMAHAKELGADAIINVRFVTTSVIGSAAELLAYGTAVKLNELKS
- a CDS encoding FAD binding domain-containing protein translates to MLKLKNVKSCFTPNSIQEAVDILKKSDGKAVIVGGGLDITVFPNPTIEQLIFLNKLGLTYIREDDENIKIGATSTITDVAKAPVMQNYLKGKVKIALTELASELLRNQITMGGSIARHHFYSDILPALYALRAKIMVSGGEFVEEFFIDDFYRNDLKVLMESCIVVGVHLNKYDDSFQFGSKRFVRNATDIALLNMAILAQIEEDIIKDISISVGSRPGPAYRFEQGEAFLRGKKLTKVLAEDFGLFTKSNVDVAKDMHLSREYRQHIAGIYTKEILLDFIGGVG